The stretch of DNA AGATCGCGAGATCTTCAAGGGTATTCTCGACAAACTGGGCCTCCACCAGCCACCCAACGGCATGGCAACCGATGCCGCTCGCGCTGTGCAGATTGCCAGTGAAATTGGTTATCCCGTCCTCGTCCGCCCCAGCTTTGTGCTGGGTGGCCGGGCCATGCAGATCTGTTACGACGAGCGCATGGTGCGCGAATACATGACAGAAGCCGTCAATGTTTCACCCGATCGTCCAGTGCTCATCGATAAGTTCCTCGAAGACGCGGTCGAAGTCGATGTCGATGCCATTTCTGATGGTGAAACGACTGTCGTTGGCGGTGTGATGGAGCACATCGAAGAAGCGGGCGTTCACTCCGGCGATTCCGCCTGTGTTCTGCCACCTTATTCCCTCCCCGACGCCATTGTCGATGAAATCAAAACGGCCACTTATGCACTGGCCAAAGAGCTGCAGGTGCGTGGCCTGATGAATATCCAGTTCGCCGTCAAACATCAGGGTGGCGAACCTGTCGTCTATGTTCTCGAAGTCAATCCTCGGGCCAGCCGCACATCGCCGTTTGTGAGCAAAGCCACGAACGTCCCTTTGCCCAAGCTGGCAGCCAAGATCATGGTTGGCAAGACCTTGAAAGAGCTGGGCTTCACGAAGGAAGTTGTTCCGCCTTACGTTTCGGTCAAAGAGAGTGTCTTCCCATTCACTCGATTTGCGGGTGTCGATATCATCCTCGGTCCCGAGATGAAATCGACGGGCGAAGTCATGGGGATCGACTCGACATTCCCTGCTGCGTATGCCAGGGCTCAACTTGGTGCCGGGAATAAGCTCCCTTCGAGTGGAGCCGTCTTTATCAGTCTTGCTGGCCGACACAAAGAGCACATCATTAGCAGTGCCCGTCGGCTGATTGATATGGGCTTCAAGATTCTGGCGACCTCGGGGACTTCGCGTGTCCTGCGGGAAGCCGGTATCGAAGTCGAGACAGTTCGTAAACTGCAGGAAGGTCGCCCGAACCTGCTCGATTACATGGCTAATAACCAGGTTCAACTTGTCTTCAATACACCCAGTGGAAAGGGTGCCCGTTCCGACGAAGGCCGCATTCGTGCCGCGGCTGTCATGAATGGTATCCCCTGCGTAACCACGCTGCCCGGTTGTATTGCCGTCGTGCAGGCCCTCGAGTCGATTCAGGAGTCACCAGAGCCGAGCGTGACATCCTTGCAGAAGTGGATTGCTCAGTTACCTGCCAGCGAAGCGTAAGCCCCCACGTGTGCCCAAAGTGTGCGGTTCCCGGTACGCCGGGGCCCGGCTTTCAGTTTCCTCTGGCATCTTGCCGTTCGATGTGTTGGAATCGGTGGGTGCATTGCCCCGCCCTTCGTGGCTCACCCGCCGGATTCCCCCGCCATGACACATTGCTTGAATTTTCAGTCATCTCCCACGAATCGCCGTGAGTATCTGGCACAACTGGCCTGTGGTTTTGGTGGCGTGGCACTGGCGGGCCTGGCAACGGAACGAGGCTATGCCGATGTTGCCGGCGCACCGGTTCTGCCCGCGACTCATCATGCCCCAAAAGCTAAAAACATCATCTTCCTGTATATGGATGGTGGCCCTTCTCAAATGGATCTGTTCGATCCCAAGCCCAGGCTCACCAAAGAGCATGGCGAACCGATGAAGATGAAAGTTCAGGCCACACAGTTTGATAACAATGGCAAGATCATGAAGTCGCCGTGGGAGTTCACCCAGCATGGCGAAAGTGGCTTACCTTTCAGTTCGCTCATTCCTCACATCGCCTCGAAGGCCGACGATCTGTGTGTCATCCGCTCAATGACCTCCGCTTTTTCTGAACATACCAATGCCAATTACTTTCTTCACACAGGCCATGGCCTGCAGGGCCGCCCCAGCATGGGTGCATGGGTTTCGTATGGACTTGGCACAGAATGCCAGAATCTACCCGGTTTCCTCGTGCTGAACGGAGGGCTGATCCCTCCCGGTGGTGTCGACTGTTTCCACAATGGGTTTTTGCCAGCCACCCATCAGGGGTCAATTCTTAAATCGCAAAAGATGCCCATCTCGGATCTGGAGCCATCTCCCGGCCCTCCCGCAGCACAAAAGAGAAAGCTCGATCTGCTCAAGCAACTCGACCAGGCCGCTTCCAATCGCGCAGGGAGGCCAGATGCTCTCGAATCGGCCATTGCCAACTATGAACTGGCCTTTCGCATGCAGACCACCGTTCCTCAACTGGTCGATCTGGCAACCGAATCCGAAGCGACACAAAAACTTTATGGTCTCGATTCCGATTTTGCTCCGACTCGCGTTTATGCGAGGCAATGTCTTCTCGCCCGCAGACTCGTCGAATCAGGCGTGCGCTTCATCGAACTGACTTGCCCCGGCGTGGGTGTCGATCGCTGGGATCAGCACGGTGGCCTCAAGAATGGTCACGAATTGAACTGTAAAGCGGTTGATCAACCGATTGCAGCTCTCCTGACCGATCTGAAAAGCCGTGGCCTCCTCGACCAGACACTTGTCGTCTTCGCCGGTGAGTTCGGCCGAACCCCACAAGCTCAGGGTGCTGATGGCCGGGATCACAATCCCTTTGGCTACACCGTCTGGATGGCTGGCGGTGGTGTGAAGGGAGGTATGAGCTATGGCCAAACTGACGAATATGGCTATTACGCCATCGACAAAAAGCTGGAAATTCATGACCTGCATGCCACCATGCTCTGGCTCATGGGAATTGACCATACGAAATTGACGGTTCGTTTTGGTGGGCGTGATATGCGGCTGACGGATGTCTTCGGACATGTTGTTCACGATGTGATTGCCTGATGATTTTTCAGAGGCTTTATTCATGCGATCAGCTGCCCCAACACATCCGGCAGCCCGTTCGATCGCACTCTTGGCAGCGGCATGTCATGATTCCAACATGACCCGATTGATCCCACGACTGCGATTTCAGTAAAGCGGCCCATAAGAAAGCGGCCCATGAGTCGAAAACGCTCAGGTTCACAAACACCTCCTCCGCCGTCTGCTTCACACTCATCGAGTCTTGAAGCTCCACAGACGCCAGACTTATCTCGAACAGTTCGCTGGGCAATCGCCTGTCTCTGGCTGGTGTTGGCAACCATTTTCTTCTACTGGACGGGTTTGCCGAACAATGGCAACGTTTCCCGGCTCGATTACTGGTGGCTGGTCCCTTTCCAACTGATGGATCTCGTCGATCCCGAGTTTGAATCCCGATTGCCGCACGGATTCTTCTTTCTCTTCGAACGCATCGGCTACTCGCTGGTTTCTGCGGCTCTCTTCATCGGTTCGGCGGGTTGGGGGTGGCTGCTGATCCTGGGATCGAGTCGTCTATTCAAAGCGGATGTCTTTGCAAAGCAGGAATCGATCAATCAGGTAACCCTTGCGAATAACGAAAGTCTCGCTCAAACGGGGAATCTGCTGTTCTTCTCAGCCGCCCTGGGGCTCGCCACGACTTCGACTTTTGTGCTGATTGTGGGGCTGATGGGGCAGTTATCGACCATCCTGCTGGCGGCCTGGCTGCTCGTCGGAAGTGCCGGTGCTTTCGTGGGTTTAGTTCAGCCAGTACTTCGTTTAGGAAAACTGATCTGGTTATCGATCACCAATGCCTGGCAATCCCGCGATCTCTGGACGCTCCTAGGTTGGGTCTCGGCGCTGCTATTTCTATGGACGATCTGGCTGGGTGGGGTCTCACCCACAACCGATTTCGACGTGAAGGAGTATCATCTCGGCGGGCCCAAAGAATACTTCCTCAAGGGTCAGATCGAGTTCTTGCCACATAACGTCTACACGAGTTTTCCGTTTCTTACCGAGATGCTGTCACTGGCAGCCATGGTGCTGATGAACGACTGGCTCGCAGGAAGTTATGTCGCCACGCTCACGCTCGCTTTCTTCGGACCGCTGACGGCTCTGGGGTTGTGGGCTCTTTGTGAGAAGTGGTTTCCACAGGCTGCTCTTTTATCAGCCTGGATCTGGATCACGATCCCCTGGACGTACCGGCTCTCGACGATTGCGTATGTGGAAGAAGCCTTTTCGTGCTATCTGCTCGCCGCTTTTTTGGCGGCTCTCTATGGACGATCCTCTAATCACCCGGCAGTCAGTCACTCCGTATTACCAGAGGCTCATCCGAATTTCTGGTGGTGGATGTCCGGGTTGTCTGCCGGTGCTGCTTTTGGCTGCAAGTACCCGGCACTCCTTTTCGTGGTCATCCCAATCGGCCTGGCAACCATCATTCGGTTTCCACGTTTAAGCAAGGCCGCTAGCTCTGCGAGTGAAAACGCACCAGCCAGGTCACTCAGCACATGGTGGATCTGGCCACTGGTCTTTTCTGCCGGCGTGCTTGTCTTTGCTGGCCCCTGGCTGGTCAAAAATTTCTGGCAAACGGGAAACCCGGTTTATCCCCTGCTCTACTCAGTCTTTGGTGGTCTCGACTGGAATGAGGCACTCAATGAAAAATGGCGGCGCGGGCACGCCCCTCCCCATTATTCGCCCCTCTCGTTTTTTACCGATGTTTACGACATCCTCGCCCGCAGTGATTGGCAAAGTGGCCTCATTCTGCTGGGCCTGCCTCTCTGCTGGATTCTGCCTTCAACTCGCGAAAAAAATCATGAACAAGCCGAGGATTCCCAAAACGTCCTGCTCCTGGCCATCTTGTTTCTGGCATGGTTCTATGCCACCTGGTGGCTGTTCACACACCGCATTGACCGCTTCTGGGCTCCTATGCTCCCCCTGCTGTGCCTGATCTCGGCTGCAGGGCTAACTCGCTTTTCTCAGAGTGTCCCCAATGCAGTCAGGCAATCCCTGATGATCCTGCTGGGGGCATCGGCAATCTTCAACTTCTCG from Planctopirus ephydatiae encodes:
- a CDS encoding DUF1501 domain-containing protein; protein product: MTHCLNFQSSPTNRREYLAQLACGFGGVALAGLATERGYADVAGAPVLPATHHAPKAKNIIFLYMDGGPSQMDLFDPKPRLTKEHGEPMKMKVQATQFDNNGKIMKSPWEFTQHGESGLPFSSLIPHIASKADDLCVIRSMTSAFSEHTNANYFLHTGHGLQGRPSMGAWVSYGLGTECQNLPGFLVLNGGLIPPGGVDCFHNGFLPATHQGSILKSQKMPISDLEPSPGPPAAQKRKLDLLKQLDQAASNRAGRPDALESAIANYELAFRMQTTVPQLVDLATESEATQKLYGLDSDFAPTRVYARQCLLARRLVESGVRFIELTCPGVGVDRWDQHGGLKNGHELNCKAVDQPIAALLTDLKSRGLLDQTLVVFAGEFGRTPQAQGADGRDHNPFGYTVWMAGGGVKGGMSYGQTDEYGYYAIDKKLEIHDLHATMLWLMGIDHTKLTVRFGGRDMRLTDVFGHVVHDVIA